The nucleotide sequence TGGGCTCGTGGGCCCGCGTTCAGCTGGCCCTCCGGATGATGCTGATGCTCGCCCTCAGGGTGATGGTGATGCTGGTGGTGGCGTACGTCCTGTATCTGCCGTTCTACCTGCGATTTGCCGCCCCGCCCGGCGGAGTCGGATTCAAGTTTGCGCAAACCTCGCTGGTGGAGTTTCTCATTGTCTTCGGCGGGTTGCTGTTGCCGGCAGCGCTGTTGCTCGTCACCGAGGTGCGCGCCAAGCTCTCGATCAGCCAGGAGCAAGCGCAGCTGTTAGGGGCGGGCGGTGTCCTGCTCACGCTGGTCGCGTACCTGGCGGGCAACGCCGTGTTCGTCGTGCTGTTGGGCTTGGGTGGGGCGGCGCTGGTGTGCGCTTACGCCAGTGAAGACAGCGAGCGCCGGGCGCCATTCCTGTTGATCCTCGGCGCCAGCATCGCGTTGCTGGCCTGCGAACTGGTGTACATCAAAGATCCTTACGGCGACAAGCTCTACCGGATGAACACGGTGTTCAAGCTCTACTTCCAGTCCTGGATCCTGCTCGCCATCGCGGCGCCGTGGTGCTGGGCGCAGCTTGTCGATCGCCGGCGGGTCCCGGCCGGCGTGCGCTCCCTGGCGGCAATGACCGTGGGGTCTCTGGTGGTGGCATCGTGTGCCTATCCCGTGGGGATCACGGTAACCCGGTTGCACAACCGGGTGGTCGCAAGCACGCTGGACGGCACCGAGTATCTGTCACGCGAGCATCCGGACGACTTTGCCGCCATCAAATGGATGCGTGAGACCATCGGTGACCTGCCGGTCGTGCTCGAAGCCACGGGCGATCCGTATTCGTACTACGCACGTTTCTCCAGCAACACGGGGCTGCCGACCGTCATGGGTTGGGGCAACCACGAAGGGTTGTGGCGTAACAACGATCGCCAGGTCGCCGGGCGTCGCGCCGACGTCGTACAAATGTACAACGCCGCGACCCTCGCCGACGCCGCCGCGCTGCTGGACCAGTACCAGGTCAAGTACATCGTGGTGGGGGAACTCGAGCGGAAAGATTATCAGGCAGCGGGATTGGCAAAGTTCGCGCAGCTTCCGGTCGCCTTCGCCCGCGGCGGCACCACCGTGTATCGGCGATGAGCCGGATGCGCGTTCTCATCGCGCTCACCTACTACCGACCCCACGTCAGCGGCCTGACGATCTACACCGAGTCGCTGGCGCGCGGTCTGGCGCGGCGCGGCCATGCCGTCACCGTGCTGACCTCCCGTTTCCACCCGGCCTTGCCGGCGCGTGAGTTTCTCGACGGGGTGGAAGTTATACGCGTCCCCATCGTCTCGAAAATCAGCAAAGGCGTGGTGATGCCGCTGTTCCCGCTCTATGCCGCGCGCCTGATCCGACGCCACGACGTCGTCAACATCCACATGCCGCAACTGGAGGCGGCGGCGCTGGCGCTTCTGGGGCGCCTGTTCGGCAAAGGCGTCGCGCTCACGTACCATTGCGATCTCCACCTGCCCAGCGGCATCTTCAATCGACTGGTGCAATCGAGCTTGGGGCCACTCAACCATGCTGCCGCCTATCTGGCGCACCGGATCGTCACGACGACGGAGGACTACGCGCGGCACTCGCCCTTCCTCAGCCAATTCATGCCGAAAGTCGTTGCCATTCCGCCCCTCGTCGACATGGCGAAGCCGGATCCGGTCATCACGCAGCGGCTGGCGCAGCGCTGGCAGCTCAACGGCCGGGCACGGGTGGGATTCGCAGCCCGCTTTGCCGCCGAGAAAGGTGTGCAGTACTTGCTGCAGGCGCTGCCGGCCGTGCTCGAGCAGGTGCCCGACCTTCACCTCGTCTTCACCGGTGCCTATAAAGACACGGTGGGCGAAGAACAATATCTCGCCAGCCTCTCGCCTCTGCTGCGGCGCTATGCGGACCGACTCACGTTCCTGGACTTGTTGCGCCCCGAAGAGATGCCCAGCTTCTTCTCGCTCTGCGACGTCCTCGCCGTGACCAGTCTCAATTGCACGGAAGCGTTTGGGCTGGTGCAAATCGAAGCCATGCTATCCGGCACCCCCGTGGTGGCGAGCGACCTTCCGGGCGTACGGGAGGCCGTGCGGCGGACCGGGATGGGCGAGATCGTACCGCCCGCCGATGCCGCGGCGCTCGCCGCCGCACTGGTGCGGGTGATCAAACAGCGTCAGACGTACGTTCGTCCGCGGGAAGAGGTCGCACGGGCATTTGACCTGACCCAGTCGGTACGCCTGTACGAAGAGCTGTTTGCGGGATTGATCAGTTCGGCACAATTGACCTGAAGGCTCGGCGGTGCCGAGCCGTTGATCTGTGCCATCGGCTCAGGCAATTACCCGAAGACGACTTGGCGTTGGGGCCCCATGATGACGACGCAGCTCTTGGACCAGCATTACTACTGCGCGCACCACCTCTCTGAGGACCGGATCGCGTTGTGGTGGTACGCGCGGGTGGTGCGTAAGCTGCGTCCGCGCGGCGGGCGGCTGCTCGACTTCGGCTGCGGGACCGGGCATCTGCTCAGACGGCTGTCGGCGCACTTCGAGGCGTTCGGATACGATGCTGCACCGCACGCGCGCAACGAGAGCCGGGGCAACGCTCCGGATGCGGTGATTCTGGAAGAGTGGAAATCCCTCCCCGCCGGGATGTTCGACGTCATCGTGGCGCTGCACACGCTGGAGCACGTGCCGCGACCACTGCCAACGATCGAGGCGCTGACGGCCAAGCTGGTCGGCGGCGGCATATTGTTCTTCGTAGTGCCCCATGTCGGCGGGCTCGGGCATCGCCTGAAGGGGCGGCGGTGGTTTGCCTACCGTGACCCCACCCACGTCAGCTTGTTGAGCCGGGGGGAATGGATGATGCTGATGCGGAAGGCGGGTTTGGAAGTCGTGAGTGTCCGCGCCGACGGGCTGTGGGATGCCCCCTATGTCCGCTTCATCCCGACGATGGTGCAACGCGTGATCTTTGGAGCACCGGCGGCAGTGCAGATCTTCTGGCCGGGAAACCGCGCGTTCCTACCGGCGGCCCTGGGCGAATGCCTCATCGTCACGGCAAAAAAATCAGGATGACGCTGCCCACCAGCCCTCGACACGAACGCCGCTACGATCTATGAGGTTGGAGGCTTTCGATCCGTGATGAAATTCCTCCGTTCGTTGTGGTCCAGCCCTCGCCTGTGGGTCGTCGTAATCGTCGTCTGTGCGGCGGCGGTGCGGTTGATCCACATCGAGTGGGATGAGAACCACTTCTTCCACCCCGACGAACGCGCGGTGGCGTTTTCGGTGCAACGGCTGTCATTCCGGCCGCTGCAGATGGATCCCGACTTCTTCGCCTACGGGTCGCTGCCCATCTACCTGGCAAAAATCACCAGCAGTGCTTTGGCGCTCGTCGATCCGCATGCGGCAACCTATGACGGCGTCATCGTCAACGGGCGGCGTGTATCCGCCGTCATCGGGGCGCTCACGGTTTTCCTGCTGATCATCCTGGGCAGTCGGCTGTACGACCGCAGCGTCGGGCTGTTGTCGGGCGTGCTGTTGGCCGCCTGCGCCCTCCATTTGCAGAACTCGCGCTTCATGACCGTGGACGTCACGCTGACGTTCGTCGTCCTGCTGGCGTTGTACCTCCTCGTGCGGGTTGCCACCGAGGGCCGGCTGACGCACTTCATCCTGGCGGGCATAACCATCGGCTTGGCGACCGCCACCAAGTTCAGCGCCATGCCGCTCTTTCTGCCGCTGGGCATCGCCACCTTACGTCGCCTCTGGGTGGAGCGCCGATTCTTCCCGATCGCCGCTCGCTGCGGCCTCGCGGTAGTGGCAGCGGTCTTGGCATTTGCGCTGGCCGAACCATACGCCGTGCTCCGTTTCGGCCGTTTCTACCATGACATCCTGGAACAGAGCCACATGGTGCGCAATGCGGGGACGTTCCCCTACACCACCCAGTACATGGGAACGCCGAAGTACTGGTACGACCTCGAGCAGCTGATCATCTGGGGCATGGCCCCGGCACTGGGATTGGCCGCGGTGTGGGGAACCGCGACCCGGGTGGTGGCGGGATTCCGGGAGCGCCGGATCGAGGAATGGGTCCTGCTCTCGTGGGTCGTCCCGTTTTTCCTGATCACCGGCTGGTTCGAGGTGAAGTTTCCGCGTTATCTGCTGCCGATCTATCCGCTCATGATCCTCTGGGCGGCGGAGTGGCTGGTCCGCAAGTACCGGAGCGGGACACTCTTCGGCCGCCTCACCGCCCCGCTGGTGGTGGTCGGTACGCTGGCGGCGGCCAGCGCTTTCATGTCGATCTACACGCGGCCGTTCACCGAAGTCACCGCGTCGCAATGGGCCTACCGCCACATCCCATCGGGCAGCAAGATCCTCACGCAGGACTGGGACGAAGGCTTCCCGATGTCGTTGCCGCTCCCCGGAGCCCAGGCGGAACGCTACCGTGTGGTACCCTTCGGATACTATGAGCAGCCGGACAGCTCGTCCAAGGTCCAGCGGCTCAGCCAAGAGCTGGCGAGCGCCGATTACATCGTCTTCCAGACCAAGCGACTGTACGGTGCGGTGACTCGCGCCCCGGAGCGCTTTCCGCTGACCACCAACTACTTCTACGAGCTGTTCGCCGGCGATCTCGGCTACACGTTAGAGCAAGAAGTGGCGGCGCGGCCGGGGCTCTTCGGCTTCGAGATTCCGGACGAGTTGGCGGACGAGTCGCTCACGGTCTACGACCATCCGAAAGTCTTGATCTTTCGCAACACCGAGCGTCTGGCCGCGCCCGTCATCGCGGAGAAGATCCTGCGCGGCCTTCCTTCGCGGCCGCTGACTCGGAATGATCTCCTGCTGGCGCGTCCCAGCGGTGGCCTACCGCTGGAAACGACCGGCGCCGCGCCCCCCATTCAGTCGAGCCTTCTCGCACTGGTCTTGTTTGCGGCGCTGGTGGAGATCCTGAGTCTGGCCGCCTATCCGGTATTGCGTGTGTGGCTGACCGGCGTTGGCATCCTGGCGTTGAGCAAAACGCTCGGCGTACTGCTCTTTGCCTACCTTTCCTGGCTGATGATCAGCCTAGGCGCGGCCGATTTCACTCAAGGAGCGCTCAGCGCCATGGCATTCGGGCTGGCTGCCGT is from Candidatus Binatia bacterium and encodes:
- a CDS encoding class I SAM-dependent methyltransferase; protein product: MMTTQLLDQHYYCAHHLSEDRIALWWYARVVRKLRPRGGRLLDFGCGTGHLLRRLSAHFEAFGYDAAPHARNESRGNAPDAVILEEWKSLPAGMFDVIVALHTLEHVPRPLPTIEALTAKLVGGGILFFVVPHVGGLGHRLKGRRWFAYRDPTHVSLLSRGEWMMLMRKAGLEVVSVRADGLWDAPYVRFIPTMVQRVIFGAPAAVQIFWPGNRAFLPAALGECLIVTAKKSG
- a CDS encoding DUF2298 domain-containing protein; the protein is MGPLVVWWLVLEGLGLITLPLTFRLFSARADHGYAFGKILALLLIAYVSWLASHAGLPLHLSLPLTLAVFVGLNLWLAWNGRQALGEWLNGPGPRAMLTHDLLWTAGFLFFAWQRSLGPEIFGAEKYMDFAFFNTLTRTDVMPPQDMWMAGQPFNYYYFGYLIFADLARLTPVSNHIAYNLCVVTVGGLAFGEVAAIGLAITRRLAFALITGVMTMVIGNLDGVLQLWEKHGFTQFDYWRSSRIVAHGDTINEFPYFTTIHGDLHPHFIVLPVTILLLGLLLDPERAKRVVNQGPAQTFRDLWPYVPVTFVLASMVVISPWELPVGAMITFLLLGRDLPLWPLGSWARVQLALRMMLMLALRVMVMLVVAYVLYLPFYLRFAAPPGGVGFKFAQTSLVEFLIVFGGLLLPAALLLVTEVRAKLSISQEQAQLLGAGGVLLTLVAYLAGNAVFVVLLGLGGAALVCAYASEDSERRAPFLLILGASIALLACELVYIKDPYGDKLYRMNTVFKLYFQSWILLAIAAPWCWAQLVDRRRVPAGVRSLAAMTVGSLVVASCAYPVGITVTRLHNRVVASTLDGTEYLSREHPDDFAAIKWMRETIGDLPVVLEATGDPYSYYARFSSNTGLPTVMGWGNHEGLWRNNDRQVAGRRADVVQMYNAATLADAAALLDQYQVKYIVVGELERKDYQAAGLAKFAQLPVAFARGGTTVYRR
- a CDS encoding glycosyltransferase family 4 protein; its protein translation is MRVLIALTYYRPHVSGLTIYTESLARGLARRGHAVTVLTSRFHPALPAREFLDGVEVIRVPIVSKISKGVVMPLFPLYAARLIRRHDVVNIHMPQLEAAALALLGRLFGKGVALTYHCDLHLPSGIFNRLVQSSLGPLNHAAAYLAHRIVTTTEDYARHSPFLSQFMPKVVAIPPLVDMAKPDPVITQRLAQRWQLNGRARVGFAARFAAEKGVQYLLQALPAVLEQVPDLHLVFTGAYKDTVGEEQYLASLSPLLRRYADRLTFLDLLRPEEMPSFFSLCDVLAVTSLNCTEAFGLVQIEAMLSGTPVVASDLPGVREAVRRTGMGEIVPPADAAALAAALVRVIKQRQTYVRPREEVARAFDLTQSVRLYEELFAGLISSAQLT